A part of Rhinatrema bivittatum chromosome 16, aRhiBiv1.1, whole genome shotgun sequence genomic DNA contains:
- the LOC115077782 gene encoding olfactory receptor 2T1-like, whose product MAYDRYVAICNPLRYPLMMNKRICILLVAASWLGGCLDELPIEILISQFSYCGSNEINHFFCDPNALLKLSCSDIHNFEILVLSEGVFLSLIPFLLTLSSYIFIIVAILKIHHSEGRRKAFSTCSSHLTVVLLFYGTVLFVYMRPSSMQSPEQDKMFALLYTVLTPMLNPIIYSLRNQEVKNALRKIIIKYK is encoded by the coding sequence ATGGCCTATGATCGTTATGTGGCAATATGCAACCCATTGCGATACCCACTCATGATGAATAAAAGGATCTGTATCTTATTGGTGGCTGCTTCATGGCTAGGTGGCTGTCTTGATGAACTTCCAATTGAAATTCTCATATCTCAGTTCTCCTATTGTGGCTCCAATGAGATTAACCACTTCTTCTGTGACCCCAATGCACTGCTAAAATTATCCTGTAGTGATATCCACAACTTTGAAATACTTGTACTTTCTGAAGGAGTATTTTTGTCTCTCATCCCATTTCTTCTAACTCTATCTTCCTACATCTTTATCATAGTAGCCATCCTGAAAATCCATCATTCTGAAGGGAGAAgaaaggccttctccacctgttcCTCCCACCTCACAGTTGTTCTTCTATTTTATGGGACAGTTTTGTTTGTATACATGAGGCCAAGCTCAATGCAATCACCAGAGCAGGACAAAATGTTTGCCCTCCTGTACACAGTACTCACCCCCATGCTAAACCCCATTATTTATAGTCTAAGAAATCAAGAAGTTAAAAATGCCCTCAGAAAAATCATCATtaaatataaatga